The following are encoded together in the Ranitomeya imitator isolate aRanImi1 chromosome 4, aRanImi1.pri, whole genome shotgun sequence genome:
- the TEX52 gene encoding LOW QUALITY PROTEIN: testis-expressed protein 52 (The sequence of the model RefSeq protein was modified relative to this genomic sequence to represent the inferred CDS: substituted 1 base at 1 genomic stop codon), producing MTSPPHPVPLLSDPPVHTSGFTPRSIHRMIMERPPYTEAKLELMGKLRSPPWTQQTPPHTLGYLTWLEVSGLPPLLPLRQEGPHNSAVWRQITTAPTTAGPQRTIPPPSRMEGNTWDKFICCSGIRSSETESRALRIRSRGRVPPTDTHGNILPPEGFRRYTGPGATTPPRSEVMSIPGETGCYPAPNFPNKPRTLTLKNPFLNYQEILQKYXELQRGARSIAPFNSQLTTPRTTVQVTRV from the exons ATGACTTCCCCTCCTCACCCCGTTCCTTTACTGTCAGACCCCCCGGTCCACACCTCCGGCTTCACCCCCCGCAGCATCCACAGGATGATAATGGAGCGCCCACCTTACACAGAGGCAAAGCTGGAGCTGATGGGGAAACTGCGGAGCCCCCCATGGACACAGCAGACCCCACCTCACACCCTGGGCTACCTGACCTGGCTAGAAGTCAGTGGGCTACCCCCTCTCCTGCCACTGCGCCAAGAAGGACCCCATAACAGCGCAGTGTGGAGACAGATCACCACAGCCCCGACCACTGCTGGACCCCAGAGAACGATCCCCCCGCCATCTCGCATGGAGGGCAACACCTGGGACAAATTCATTTGTTGCAGCGGCATCCGGAGCAGTGAGACAGAATCCAGGGCCCTCCGCATCCGTAGCCGAGGACGGGTGCCCCCTACAGACACTCATGGGAACATTCTGCCCCCCGAAGGCTTCAGACG ATACACGGGACCAGGCGCAACGACACCCCCTCGATCAGAAGTGATGTCCATCCCTGGGGAGACAGGATGTTACCCTGCACCTAATTTCCCCAACAAACCTCGAACACTGACCCTGAAGAATCCTTTTCTCAACTACCAAGAAATTCTGCAGAAATATTGAGAGCTACAAAGAGGAGCAAGAAGTATCGCCCCTTTTAACAGCCAACTGACCACCCCGAGGACCACGGTGCAAGTGACCCGAGTGTGA